The Roseococcus microcysteis genome contains a region encoding:
- a CDS encoding O-antigen ligase family protein: protein MSAGLALFAGVAGAVLHFAGALKAVEPLARLPVDLTVLALAATLAGLVLLLATREVVLSPWLGPPLLGCGLLWLWWVVASAWSPWPAGASERLRDILLLGPFMLASGLLLGADARARAGFMAATIAIGLLVGLSVALGLWRGSLVLGGEIGRDPTRLRVAYQIVGLALACAGGLVALRFTQSAGRARIGWGLVLLLLGALALLPGGRAAFLALLVSVAAGPALLFLLQGRLGAAALWLGAVGVAGGAGLAALWVLPALSDQLATLERLLRPGPALDSARGQLWTEAWRLGGWAGLGPGGFPPAIGVGLDRGLHPHNHALEALVEGGAVGLLLWGLTFLGATGVALRLALRVAPVRAAEVFAIGLPVALSAMVSTDLGNRMVWFTLGLALSLGVEARARHALPRHV, encoded by the coding sequence ATGAGCGCGGGCCTCGCCCTCTTCGCGGGGGTGGCGGGGGCGGTGCTGCACTTCGCCGGCGCGCTGAAGGCGGTGGAGCCCCTGGCGCGGCTGCCGGTGGACCTGACCGTGCTGGCGCTGGCCGCGACATTGGCGGGGTTGGTGCTGCTGCTGGCGACGCGCGAGGTGGTGCTCTCGCCCTGGCTCGGCCCGCCCTTGCTGGGCTGCGGGCTGCTCTGGCTGTGGTGGGTGGTGGCCTCGGCCTGGAGCCCCTGGCCCGCCGGCGCCTCCGAACGCCTGCGTGACATCCTGCTGCTGGGGCCGTTCATGCTGGCGTCCGGTCTGCTGCTCGGCGCCGATGCCCGCGCGCGGGCGGGCTTCATGGCGGCCACCATCGCCATCGGGCTGCTGGTCGGGCTGTCGGTGGCGCTGGGTCTCTGGCGCGGCAGCCTGGTTCTGGGCGGCGAAATAGGGCGCGACCCAACGCGGCTGCGCGTCGCCTACCAGATCGTGGGGCTGGCGCTGGCCTGCGCCGGCGGGCTGGTGGCGCTGCGCTTCACCCAGTCGGCGGGCCGGGCGCGGATCGGCTGGGGGCTGGTGCTGCTGCTGCTGGGCGCGCTGGCGCTGCTGCCGGGGGGGCGGGCGGCCTTCCTGGCCTTGCTCGTCTCCGTGGCGGCGGGGCCGGCGCTGCTGTTCCTGTTGCAGGGGCGGCTTGGCGCCGCGGCGCTGTGGCTGGGGGCGGTGGGCGTGGCGGGGGGCGCGGGGCTGGCGGCGCTCTGGGTGCTGCCGGCGCTGTCCGACCAATTGGCCACGCTGGAACGCCTGCTGCGGCCCGGCCCCGCGCTGGACAGCGCCCGCGGGCAGCTCTGGACCGAGGCCTGGCGGCTGGGTGGCTGGGCCGGGCTTGGGCCGGGCGGCTTTCCGCCGGCCATCGGGGTGGGGCTGGATCGCGGCCTGCACCCGCACAACCACGCGCTGGAGGCGCTGGTCGAGGGCGGCGCCGTCGGGCTGCTGCTCTGGGGCCTCACCTTCCTCGGCGCCACCGGCGTGGCGCTGCGGCTGGCGCTGCGTGTGGCGCCGGTGCGGGCAGCGGAAGTCTTCGCCATAGGGTTGCCGGTGGCGCTCTCGGCCATGGTCTCGACCGATCTGGGCAACCGGATGGTGTGGTTCACCCTGGGCCTCGCCCTCTCGCTGGGGGTGGAGGCGCGGGCGCGCCACGCCCTGCCCCGCCATGTATAG
- a CDS encoding sugar transferase: protein MYSAVGKRLLDVTGAALLLLLLSPVLAAVALLVWWRLGRPVLFRQERAGQGGVPFTLWKFRSMRDGTGSDAERLTPLGRALRATALDELPQLVNVLRGEMSLVGPRPLPPAYTPRYTPRQAERLRVRPGLCGLAQSMGRNAVPWEERLEWDARYAARVTAWGDAVIILRCAAVLLRGRGVAAEGHATMPEFRGDSREGP, encoded by the coding sequence ATGTATAGCGCGGTCGGCAAGCGGCTGCTCGATGTGACGGGGGCGGCGCTGCTGCTGTTGTTGCTGTCGCCGGTCCTGGCGGCGGTGGCCCTGCTGGTCTGGTGGCGACTGGGCCGGCCCGTGCTGTTCCGGCAGGAGCGCGCGGGGCAAGGCGGCGTGCCTTTCACCCTGTGGAAGTTCCGCAGCATGCGCGATGGAACCGGCAGTGATGCCGAGCGCCTGACGCCGCTCGGCCGCGCCCTGCGGGCCACCGCGCTGGATGAGCTGCCGCAGCTGGTGAACGTGCTGCGCGGCGAGATGAGCCTGGTCGGCCCCCGTCCCCTGCCGCCGGCCTATACCCCCCGCTACACCCCCCGCCAGGCGGAACGGCTTCGCGTGCGCCCGGGTCTGTGCGGCCTGGCGCAATCCATGGGCCGCAACGCCGTGCCCTGGGAGGAGCGGCTGGAATGGGATGCGCGCTATGCCGCGCGCGTCACGGCCTGGGGCGATGCCGTCATCATCCTGCGCTGCGCGGCGGTGCTGCTGCGCGGCCGCGGCGTGGCGGCGGAGGGCCACGCCACCATGCCGGAATTCAGAGGCGATTCCAGAGAGGGTCCTTGA
- the dnaQ gene encoding DNA polymerase III subunit epsilon, with product MREIILDTETTGFEPSEGHRVIEVAAIEVMNLLPTGRFYHAIIDPQRDVPPEASRIHGFTRADLEGKPLFAAQMDAMLAFLGDSPIVAHNAPFDFKHLDAELVRAGRPPLDAARMVDSLALARERFPGAPNSLDALCRRFEIDLSERTTHNALLDVRLLAQVYLELRGGRQLGLTLGAAPFAAAALVQATEAAAPRTPRPIQVPEERAAAHAAFLGKLKDPLWNRL from the coding sequence ATGAGGGAGATCATCCTCGACACCGAGACCACGGGCTTCGAACCCAGCGAAGGCCACCGCGTCATCGAGGTCGCGGCCATCGAGGTGATGAACCTGCTGCCCACGGGCCGCTTCTACCACGCCATCATTGACCCGCAGCGCGACGTGCCGCCCGAGGCCTCGCGCATCCATGGCTTCACCCGTGCGGACCTGGAGGGCAAGCCGCTCTTCGCCGCGCAGATGGACGCGATGCTGGCCTTCCTGGGCGACAGCCCCATCGTCGCCCACAACGCGCCCTTCGACTTCAAGCACCTGGACGCCGAGCTGGTGCGCGCCGGCCGCCCGCCGCTCGACGCCGCGCGCATGGTGGACAGCCTGGCGCTGGCCCGCGAACGCTTCCCCGGCGCGCCCAACAGCCTGGACGCGCTGTGCCGCCGCTTCGAAATTGATCTGAGCGAACGCACCACCCACAACGCGCTGCTGGACGTGCGCCTGCTGGCCCAGGTCTATCTGGAACTGCGCGGCGGCCGGCAGCTTGGCCTGACGCTGGGTGCGGCGCCCTTCGCGGCGGCCGCGCTGGTGCAGGCGACGGAGGCCGCCGCCCCGCGCACCCCACGCCCCATCCAGGTCCCGGAGGAGCGCGCGGCGGCGCACGCGGCCTTTCTGGGCAAGCTCAAGGACCCTCTCTGGAATCGCCTCTGA
- the coaE gene encoding dephospho-CoA kinase (Dephospho-CoA kinase (CoaE) performs the final step in coenzyme A biosynthesis.) → MKVWGLTGSIGMGKSTAAAAFRRLRVPVFDADAAVHALQGPRGRAVRPIEAEFPGTTNAQGVNREALRRAVLGNPTALTRLERIVHPLVRDEQRRFLARARARGASLVVLDIPLLFETRRDLREFDAILVVSAPARVQRARVLARGGMTPERLDAILARQMPDAQKRRRATHVIRTGLSRHHAQAAVRRLVKDAR, encoded by the coding sequence ATGAAGGTGTGGGGCCTCACCGGCAGCATCGGCATGGGCAAGTCCACCGCCGCCGCCGCCTTCCGCCGCCTGCGCGTGCCGGTCTTCGATGCCGACGCCGCCGTGCATGCCCTGCAAGGCCCGCGCGGCCGCGCCGTGCGCCCCATTGAGGCCGAATTCCCCGGCACCACCAACGCCCAGGGCGTGAACCGCGAGGCGCTGCGCCGCGCCGTCCTCGGCAACCCGACGGCGCTGACCCGGCTGGAGCGCATCGTCCACCCGCTGGTGCGCGACGAGCAGCGCCGCTTCCTGGCCCGCGCGCGGGCGCGCGGCGCTTCGCTGGTGGTGCTGGACATCCCCCTGCTGTTCGAGACGCGGCGGGATCTGCGGGAGTTCGACGCCATCCTGGTCGTTTCCGCCCCCGCCCGCGTGCAGCGCGCCCGCGTGCTGGCGCGCGGCGGCATGACGCCCGAAAGGCTCGACGCCATCCTCGCCCGCCAGATGCCCGACGCCCAGAAGCGCCGCCGGGCCACCCATGTCATCCGCACCGGCCTGTCGCGCCACCACGCCCAGGCCGCGGTGCGGCGCCTCGTGAAGGATGCGCGATGA